In Drosophila miranda strain MSH22 chromosome XR, D.miranda_PacBio2.1, whole genome shotgun sequence, the genomic window ATTTGTAGAGGGGTTTTCAGTGCGTGGTAATGTGGCGTGagcgtggtatttttttggATATATGTTAATGCTTAATTCGAGCAGTGGATTGGAGTTTGGATTGGAGTTTGGTGCAGATAGATAGTCGTTTCGGGCAGGAGTGAGGTGTGGGGTGCGGGTGCGGgcagaagaaaaaaaacagcaaaatATAGAGGGGAACATTATTAGGATATTATCGAACATGTATTAAAAATATAGTAGATATATGAATATATCGCTGCTCCATCTTAGTAGCGGCGCAGGCGGTAGAAGCGTCTTACATAGACTGGACGACGGTACTGGTAGCCGCTCCTGCTGTTGAACGAGTGTCccgccagctgctgctgctgctgtggcaccACCTGCTGCTGGACCAGAGGGGGCAGGTACTGGGCACGCTGGGCAATGGGCTGCTGCTGGAAGAAGGTCTGCTGGGCCACGGCCACGGGACGGGCAATGGGACgggcgatcggagcggcaatcaCTGGCCTgggggcagcggcagcagcgaaCACTGGCCgcggggcaggggcaggggcggcgGCAGCGGGTAGAGGCTCCTCGATGTCAATGTATTCCGGTTCGGGGGTGGCAATGTCCTGGGGATTGGGTCCCTGTGTGGCCGAGTCCGGCAGTTGGGCACCAGCAACAACGCCCACAAGGGCCAAGGCCAACAGCACGAAGAATTTCTGGTGGTGGAAGAGGGGAAGAGAGGGGAAATCACTTGTGAGTTGTCGGGCATTCTATTTATGGCAGCACGGGGTGTGTGAAACAAAACAAGTCCCGCGAGACACTCCAGCCCCGGACTTGAGCGGCACTTGAGTTGAGGTTGGGCAGGCGATATTTTTGGgttataaaaaaaaagtaaataaaaaaaataaaacgcTCTTGTTTTCCATTTCACACATCATCGGTTTCACTTTTCGATTCTTTGGGGTTTCATTCTATATCCTTCTTAGAACTAAAGCACTTGAAAGGATTTATTATCCTTTCcgttatttttttgttttttttttttggatgaGGATCACATACCATTTTTATTTGGATTTtggtttattttgtttttacgAAATTTTCTCGAGCTGATGAGCGGACGAGCAATTTACACTTAAGAAGTTCAAAGCACAAATGATGATGAGCTGGTCAGTTGGTAGGAAATTTATACTATATCTGGTCTGGACGGTGGTCCGTTCGGTTCGGTTCACTTCGGTACGTGGGTCTTAGAGAGGCTGGCCAAAGatacgacgacgacggcgacggcgacgaccGCCAAAAACCCGATGAGACACGTTAGAAATAAggcagcaacaaaaatattaacaggcagaagcagcagctcgcaccctccccctccccctccccacaaaaccaaaaaaacaacaacgacaacaacgaatcaaatcaaaatttaaattaaatgaaacgaaacgaaacgaaatggaATCAAATGAAGAGACTGCGGCAGCTAGAAGAGTGGTTGGTGGTGGTGCTTGAACCCTTTAGACAATCACTTGGTTGTCGTCACGAGCCGCATGACGCACAGACAGCCAGACTGGcagacagacaaacagacagacagttaACAAAGCATTTAAAGAGCAGAGCAATCCACATACTCCGCCCCACCTCTCTCTAGCGCTCTGTATCTCTGTATCAAACGACGCGTGGCTCAGGCAAAAAGTTCGTTGCCTAAGTCTTTTGTTTTGTGAAATGATTTGCATAACATTTTTGCTAGAATAATATTGTTCCACCGAAGAGAGCACTCAACTAATTATGCGAAATTCTACCTCGGGTTCTAGCGGACACAAAAATGTCCAGCAATTTGATCTGCAACAGATTTGTGTCGGGAGGAGATTGTCGGGGCTGGTAGCCCTtccattcattcatttgaTCGCTCCATCATTTGTCTGTCCGGCTGTCTGCTTGTTTGTATCTTCACTTGACCTCAGCAGGGGCAACAATAAGCAAATTTAACGGCTTTCGGGGGCATACATCATTTCCGTTTCTCGTGCATGTGCGTGTGCGTGcgctgtgtgtgtggggaAATACATTCACCTGCCACAGTCGAGTCAAGTGAATGAAGCTGAAGCCACTCGAGACCAAAAAGATGCAGTGCCAataaaaatgatttgttcGATATCAAGGCTGTGTGCCACGGAGATTaagtggcacacacacacacacacacacacacacaggaaaTGGTAAAGCTATTTTCGACTATCCGGCCACCAACGAAACATTGTAAAGATTTTATTTGATGAGcaaataaatgtatatcaAAAACCCACTTAAAAATAGTTCTAGCCACCACAGGGATGGCCTGTGACATCATTTTGCGGCTGCCTTTCACCTGCATTGATTGATGGAATGTTTGTCAACGGGCCACACAGATGAGACACCTGCGAATTCTATGCAGCATTTTTCATaagccaaaaacaaaaaagacaacaaaaaaaaaacaaacaatttATTGTGTATTTTTACGGTTATTAGAAaatttaaaatgtaattaataatgcttttggTCTTTGGTCGACTGGCGTATTAGGTTTCGATTCCCGACAAAGCAGCCATTATTGCCAggttttgtttctgtttttgtgtggttttttttttggccatTGTCTATTGCGTCAACAATGGATTTGACTTGCAAAATGTGTCATTCGAAAAGCAGGGTTCTATCTACGAGTAGCTGCTGCATAAATCAATCAAGGGCGTGGCAGATTTATGGGGCCACAATCACAATCGCAATCCCACACTGCAAAatatacgtatgtatatgcatgccGTATATAGTTCAGTGATAATGATAGCATTCTTATTTATGCTAATGCCAATATCGAAATTAATATCGCCAGTTAAATATGTTTTTTGATCTTTCCATCACCGTTTCGGTGTGTCTGTGGCCGGAACCaaagcgacgacgacgacgacggcgactTTTGGCCCGGATTTGCATACAAGTGAATCAAAAGCCATGAGCCGCCATCGCCGGAGACTGTTAACTAAATGCCGGCAATCGAAAATTGTGTTTATTTATGGCACTGCCCGCTATCGAGAATCGATTAGACTTCACGTGCCAACCCGGGGCCTGGGGTTCAGTGGTATCTGGTTTTCGCTCTAGGCATGCCCATATATTACGCATGCGACCTGTTGTCCGGGCGGGGCCCAAGCACGAGTCTCTGCCTTTTTACAAGCGATGCTTACCACCTGATAACCAGAACCACAAAAGGTCTTCATTTCTTTAGCGAAGTTTTTGTCACCCAAAGATTTGTGGTGTTGGGGTGAGACACTCCCCGTTTTCTCGCTGCCGGTTTTTGCTTGACATTTAAATAAACAGGCAAAGAAATTAAACATTTTGAGAGCTTTCAGCTATTGTTGGGAATTCGTTTTAAGACCCCAATAGAATACAATCCCAAGTCAAGGTTCAATCTGAGTTCGCTTTAGATACTTTTCAGCAGAAAATATCTAACGATTCTCAGGCCAGCCACATGTCTGTCTCTTTTTTTCATGAAGATTCGCAAATACAATACATCGTAAGTATTTTTGAGGAATTTATTTGTACAAGCTTCCGCACATTCACCGCGAAACAggccaaagccagagccacagccagagagCGTCCACATTATGAATATTCAATAAATTACGCAAAAAATgtataacaaaaaaaaccaaaaagctAAACAAATATATcatctgcagcagcaacagcagcagacgcAGACAAAGGCGAACTGTGGCATACTCTTGTCGAAATATGTATTTCAAAATGATTGCCAAAGCTGTTGGACCCTCGTAAGCGGGCTGGAGGCATGATCTAGGCACAGAAATATTTATTGCAACACCTCGACATGTTTTGGGGCACTTGAGAGATTTATAACTGCCTCAATAAATTGTCTTTAAATAGCCAACAAATGGCCGATGCTCAGTCTCGTTTCCGGGGGAGTcaaaataaattattaaacAATTATCGTCCATCAGAAACTTGACCTACACGGGACAGACACTCCGTGGacagtctctctctctccctctggaAGAACAAAAAGTAGTTTGTCTTGACTTGTTTGACATTGGGTCCGATTTCTTTATAGATTAATTCTGGTTCCAATCAATCCTGTGACTGGCACAGACAAACCGGCGGGACGGGCACACGCGCCCAGTGaaagccgccgccgccgtcgccgccgcAGAAGAACGAACGTTAACATTTAATGGGAAGCATAAATTAATTATTGAAATTAGCcagaatcaaaataaaataaagcgAAATGGGGAATTGGGAATGAGAATGGCAACACCAACAGAGCCTCTCATCTAATCATTGTTTAACTTAATAATTAGTTTTTAATTCTGCCTTCTTATAAGTTTTtttggcagcaacaacagcaaacaaTAAAATCGATGGCCGCCTGAGGGCAAAGCGCGCGACGTCGGTGGCTGCTTTTGACTGCTTTTGGCACCTTTTTGGCCCGGCTCGTGCCACCGTTAAAACCATGTGTGTCTGGCACTTTGAACTTTGTCTTGGACACTATAATCAATAAGATTTGATTTGGGTAAGTTTTCTGGTCTCACGTTTCACTGACACTGAAAAAAGAGCTCTGGGATTATTCTCCCTAATAGTGAATGCAAAAATATAAAACCACTTTTATACGACCCATAAAAACCTAATGGATGTTTTTCAAAAGTCTTTAAGTCGCATCTTTAAGTGGTAAACCATTTAAGAATCGTATCACATTTATGATGGGGATATAGAAGGTTCCAAAGAAGAATTTGCTGGCTTTATTTTGGTGACCAAAAATCTGAAAGTCTTGGAGATTGTTTGAAGTTTGTTTATTGCTGATTTATGACCAGTTGCTTCTCGAACATACCCAAAAATACCCTATGAGATGCTGTAACCGATTAGAAGTGGGTTTAATTCCGACAAATTGCTGCCATAAAAGTGTAAATGAAGGTATTCCACTGAGACCACAATCTGGTGAGGCATCATCCCCAACAGCTCGATTTCATTCATGCTAGATCTAGATCGATCGGTGATGAACCGCGCCAACCCTGACACTGGAGGTAGCGGCGGCTATACCCGTTCTAGCCGTCTTCTAGCTGGCAAGACGATTTAAATGTTTATGtctatatatactatataatatatataagcCATTCGATGCCAATTTGCACAAATGAAAATGCTGATTATTATGTGACTCTGAATCTCTGCCTAATGGCCATTAAGGGAACCTGTTTATTTggcttttttttgttagttttatTTGGATTTTGGCAAAACGATAATGACGATGATGAGGGTTCTTGTTGCGGCCCGCCGCTCTGTCTGCCAACGCGATGGTTGTAAGATTCTTGGCCTGTTCATCTGCAGTGAGTCAATGTCTGTGGCATCGGCGCCCCATCCACTAGATACATTTGTATCTCTTGTTTGTCGATTGTGTGTcccttgtgtgtgtgtgttgaaCTAACTGCTATGACATTGTTTTCGATGTGGAGATGCCGTTTGCTGCGCTTTGTTTGCTCGCCAGCGTGTAAGGCCAAGGTCAAAATTTGTAAAGAGATTGTAAGCATTGGATTAACCAGTGGAGATCTACGTATCTGCTGTGTGTGTATTTTGCCTTTTCAATCGGATTGGATTGCCTTTTTGTGTTGACTCTGCGATtctgcatttgcattttgtCCAAACTGAAGATCCATTGTCACTGCGTTCGGCTACATTCGATTCGAcgatgttgctgctgatgttttGACATCTATTATGGATTGGTTTGACAAGTGCTGTCAGTGCTCAAGACACAACGACCCACATCGAGGGACGACGACTATTTGCCGTTAATAGCTtcacaccagcagcagccacacagGCCACAGGCCACAAgacaccagccaccagccaccagtccgtcagtcagtcagtcagaaGCGGACAAAAATTTGCGTGACAAAGCCGCCTTCTGGGGGCTGCTTTTTGTCTGTGAATGAATCGATCGAACTGGACCGGATTGGATCGCTCGAGTGTCTTCATATTTGTCGCCTCTATGGATAGTATTTGCCATGCATCtatgctgtgctgtgctgtgcgtGTCGCCTGCCTCTGATTAATGTTGGCGTTTTTGTTCGATTTtgtaattaaattttaattttaatagagcATGCGAATGCCTTGGTATTATGCTAATCACTGGCGCCCACAGCCATCTGCAAATCTGCAAAGGCAATCATCCTACCTACCCCTGTGACTCCTTATCGTTGCTTTCATCCACGCACGTTTGGGCCAAACGGCTAAGCGGTATTGTTGTCTGGGCATTCATTATGGCCAcgagtggctgtggctgtgcggCAGCGAGTAATTGCCAATTTTGGCAGCTAAACGATTTTGTTCACGCTCAAGAATCGCAACGTTTAATCAAAAtattcgctgctgctgccaatCGCCAGCAAATCGTGGTGATTGTTGTTGCTCTCAGAGATTTATTTGATTTATCTGCAACCACTTCGAATGCTCGCCAGGAAGGTTAACAGTTGTTAAACATCTATTAAGCAATTGATTAATTTATTGTTAATGCGATGCGAGCATGCGACGCCTGAATCATAGCCTGAACCTGAACCTGAACCTAGACTGCGCCCAGGGTAGGGGAGGGCTTATGTAGGGGCTAGGGGCAATGTCGGTCAATCGCATGAGGAAGTGGTGCGAGTATCAGCAAATGAATTATGCAGAAACCTATTTATTTTGCATGCAGAGCCATTAATTGAGACATCAGTTGGATTGAATCGAATTGCTTTGATTTTGTACGGAGATTCATGGGAATTTTTTTAAAAATAGATGGCGAAGGCAAAGAAGCGGTTAACCTTAAGAGGCAGAGATTTGGGAATTACAGAAACAATAGGCGGCACCTTTTCCACTAAATGATCTGTAAGGCATCacaattattatttattaaagaGTCTCCCAATCGGTATGCTATGGAAAGCAGAGATCCCGAATAAAAGTTACGGGGCTAAAAAAATATCAAAGTCGAAAAAGGTTACCTACTTTTTTTGGAATAAGAACAGCTACACAATTTTTAAACTCAACAAACTTTTATAACCAATTTTTTTGAAATAATTGGTTTTGTACAGTTCTTTAtaattttataataaaaatcaTTATTCTATTTATTATGGACTTATACAAAATTATGAACaattttaatataattataaaaaatatatcaTACATTAATTGATTGGGGGCTGcttattatttttttgataGCATAAACCCTGCTACTTAATAAAACATAAtattataataaaaataaaaaatacaaatttaatttatatatattttaaaggAAGAGGATTCTGGGAAAAGTTACAGCTACAAATTAATGGGTTTGGTATAAAATCTTcaatttttataaaaaaaaaaaattaagaaaCATTTTTTTCAaagttttgtttgttactaatcaaaaataaaaattatttctgattttaattattaaaaaaaaatcaaaaataaatttgTATTATACAGATTATAATCCTAACGATGCCTGATGGAAAGcgaataaatatatttacttaaatataatataacaAAATATGAATTTTGTAGAAGCTTTTTCATCCATGTATTTTGTTGAGAACCAATAAACACGACTCAAAGCTTTATCCGACTTAAAAGCTCAACTTTAAGTCTAAATCAAAGCTCCATCATAATGGCTTTCGCTTGGCTTAAAATTCAACCAAAGTACGAAATTCTCTAAAAGTATGCCTTTAATATTGTCTAAATTTTTGGCTTAATCCAAACCAAAGGCATACGTTTCTGCTGGCCACTCGTGGCTGGCTTGTGCAAGCCCACAGCCAACCAGTTGCATGCGTGAATGATTTCTGTAGTTTTTTGCCGCTCTGTACAGGCTTAACGGCTGCTCCACTTGAACATTTCATATTTCTTTGGGCCTGGGCCCCGTCTACACAAATCATCGTACGCAATGTTTGCTGGAAACCGTTTAAATGCGTTGCGAGTGctggctttttttttgtaccAGACAGACAAAGACAgcagacaaaaaaacactacAAATATGAGAGAAGAATAGAAAGAAAAAaaccgaacagacgaaacgaTGCCAAGGGCAATTTCGCCTGTGATTGATTTACAAGAGAGTCAAGTGAAGTGGCCCGGCAAAAGGCAATGCACAAACCCATTTTGACGTGGATCACAttgcgtatgcgtaatgtgctttgagtggagtggagtggaaacAGGTGTTCGTTCTCTCCCTGCGGTCGTATGGCGTCGGCATAAATCACTCTCTGTGACTTTATTGAATGTCTATTAAGTCATAATTATAATTTGTCCATTAATAATTTCGATTAGCTGCTGTCGGAATTATTTTTGAAGAATTAATTAGAAATTTGAGATgatcgacgacgacgacgaagaaggtggatgggatgggatgggaatgggaatttCGCCCTCGGGTAagaattattttatttgttggCTTGTTTTCGTATATAGAAtgatttaatatttaatactCGCATTTACATTTGCGTGTTGTTTGATTCGTTTGGCGGCGCGCCAATGACTACAGAACCGACAGAATATTAATAACTTGTTTGGGAAATTTACACCCGGATGGGCTCtcacagaaacagaaacaacgTTTGTCATCTCCCAGCGCTAGCGGGGAAGCATCTGTGAAATAAGCTAAGGTCAGCAGGTTAGGTTGATTACCTGCAAAATGAACTTGTTCTTGTTATTGATTTTCAGCTTCTATATCTAAAACTATTTCACAGATGGGGTCACCATcgaatatacatatgcatgAATCTATCTGAAAAACATCTCACTTAATTATCGAAGCACAAAGCAAACAATGCGTGGCGAATCTTTTGTCAGGCCCGAAATCTTTTCAAGTGCCACAAGTACGCGACTGCGATATGCTGTAATCATAAATCACGCAAAAAGGCAAAGAGTCTGAGTGCAGCTGCTGCAGAGAGCCGCAGCCGCGTTAACAACATAAATCACACCCAAGCCACTCGTTAAGACGTTAATCAAATGGCAATCCGTtgggtcggtcggtcggtcggacAGCGCTAGGGCGCTAGGAGTCCGAGTTCGAGTACGAGTCCGATTCCGAGTCCAGCAATATTGAAGGCCGTTTTCGTGTAGTATGCTTATGTAATTAGTAGCATGCCCCCACGGACTGGGCAGCCCGAGCCCTATGCAACCAAGAGTGGAAAATTGTTGCACaatgcctgctgctgctgctgcagtttttcttatttatttttatatttttgggCAGCCTAATGAAGTTGCCATGGCTACCAGACAATTTATTGACTAAGCGACTGACATATTGAGTAAATGACTGATGAACCCGATGACTGACTGACCGACTGACTGACAgattgactgactgactgtcTGCCGGGCGACAGCTTGTGGGAATAGAGTCGTTTGATCGGCGATCAGCGTTGATCGCTCTGCGTTGAGCGATCGATCCGCTCgttcatatttattttttggctCAAACTGGGGGCACACAGACGGCTGGCACCTTGAAGGCTGCCATGTACGGAGAGCCGACTTAATGTTGCCATTGCAGTTACCGGCTATGGCTATACTTATAGCTATGGCTCTCTGGCAATTGCAGTCGTTATGGGCTttcatatatatgtacttatAAAAGTGCATATAGTCATAATAGGTTTATAGATTCGACATAGCATAAAGTAAACATTGGCTAACCTGAGAGAACGTTCACGGCA contains:
- the LOC108150860 gene encoding cyclin-dependent kinase inhibitor 1C; the protein is MKFFVLLALALVGVVAGAQLPDSATQGPNPQDIATPEPEYIDIEEPLPAAAAPAPAPRPVFAAAAAPRPVIAAPIARPIARPVAVAQQTFFQQQPIAQRAQYLPPLVQQQVVPQQQQQLAGHSFNSRSGYQYRRPVYVRRFYRLRRY